The Hymenobacter oligotrophus genome has a window encoding:
- a CDS encoding DUF3667 domain-containing protein translates to MHTTTTLSAAPNHTAVAPAEAPPHHAACLNCGTALADRYCAHCGQDAHHAHRFTLRSLLFHDLPHSIWHVDKGVGYTLRQMLTRPGATLHEYMAGRRAQHFRPITYLLLITAVSMLLLSAVGINPVPAAQQAEMPRLIQLIMERYMQLYAKYPTLIYLIILPANAALAVWLLRPSKFNFAEMLLCQAFVSGTTTIISTVFMIPLLLLIRYFPALQPWMMLTMLPYMAYSAWVFRQLLEPARMPAEDKWVRSIGTVVLQTVVLVVSLILVQIAIMFSLIRQDPSLLEDFRQKTAPKPRSGQAAPVR, encoded by the coding sequence ATGCACACAACCACTACCCTGTCCGCTGCGCCCAACCACACGGCCGTTGCGCCCGCCGAGGCGCCGCCCCACCATGCAGCTTGCCTGAATTGCGGCACCGCGCTTGCCGACCGGTACTGCGCGCACTGCGGGCAAGACGCCCACCACGCGCACCGCTTTACGCTCCGCTCGCTGCTGTTTCACGATCTGCCGCACTCCATCTGGCACGTCGACAAGGGCGTTGGCTACACCCTACGCCAGATGCTAACGCGGCCCGGCGCCACCCTGCACGAGTACATGGCCGGCCGGCGGGCCCAGCACTTCCGGCCCATCACCTATTTGCTACTGATTACCGCCGTGAGCATGCTGCTGCTCTCGGCAGTGGGCATAAACCCCGTACCAGCTGCCCAACAAGCCGAAATGCCGCGGCTGATACAACTCATAATGGAGCGCTACATGCAGCTCTATGCCAAGTACCCCACGCTGATTTACTTGATCATTCTGCCCGCCAACGCGGCGCTGGCCGTATGGCTGCTGCGGCCTTCAAAATTCAACTTTGCAGAGATGCTGCTATGCCAGGCATTCGTATCCGGCACCACCACCATCATCTCTACCGTGTTTATGATTCCGCTGCTGCTGCTGATACGCTATTTTCCGGCGCTGCAGCCCTGGATGATGCTTACCATGTTGCCCTACATGGCTTATTCTGCGTGGGTGTTCCGCCAACTGCTCGAGCCAGCCCGCATGCCTGCGGAGGATAAATGGGTGCGCAGCATTGGCACCGTGGTGCTGCAAACCGTGGTGCTAGTGGTGAGCCTGATATTAGTGCAAATAGCCATCATGTTCTCGCTCATTCGCCAAGACCCCAGCCTGCTCGAAGACTTCCGGCAGAAAACGGCTCCCAAACCACGCTCCGGGCAAGCGGCACCGGTTCGATAG
- a CDS encoding deoxyhypusine synthase family protein produces MNVTNFLKHHYRHFNAAALIDAAEGYNKHLAEGGKMMITLAGAMSTAEMGIQLAELIRQDKVHIISCTGANLEEDIFNLVAHDFYERVPNYRDLTPADEQALLDRHMNRVTDTCIPEEEAMRRLEHSVLKFWEKADKAGERYFPHEFFYQILKSGELEQHYQIDPKDSWMLAAAEKNLPIICPGWEDSTLGNIFAGHVISGDIKNVHTVRTGIEYMMYLAEWYTKNAQEESTVGFFQIGGGIAGDFPICVVPMLHQDLQRTGVPLWGYFAQISDSTTSYGSYSGAVPNEKITWGKLGQDTPKFIIESDATIVAPLIFAMVLGQ; encoded by the coding sequence ATGAACGTAACCAACTTCCTCAAGCACCACTACCGCCACTTCAACGCTGCTGCCCTGATCGACGCAGCCGAAGGCTACAACAAGCACCTCGCCGAAGGTGGCAAGATGATGATTACCCTGGCCGGTGCCATGAGCACCGCCGAGATGGGCATTCAGCTGGCCGAACTCATTCGCCAGGATAAAGTGCATATCATCAGCTGCACGGGTGCCAACCTCGAGGAGGACATCTTTAACCTAGTAGCGCACGATTTCTACGAGCGTGTGCCCAACTACCGCGACCTTACGCCGGCCGACGAGCAAGCCCTGCTCGACCGCCACATGAACCGCGTAACGGATACTTGCATTCCGGAAGAGGAAGCCATGCGCCGCCTCGAGCACTCGGTGCTGAAGTTCTGGGAGAAGGCCGACAAAGCCGGCGAGCGGTACTTCCCGCACGAGTTCTTCTACCAAATCTTGAAGTCGGGCGAGCTGGAGCAGCACTACCAGATCGACCCCAAAGACTCGTGGATGCTGGCCGCTGCCGAGAAAAATCTGCCCATCATCTGCCCGGGCTGGGAAGACTCGACCCTAGGTAACATCTTCGCCGGTCACGTAATCTCGGGCGACATCAAGAACGTGCACACCGTACGCACCGGCATCGAGTACATGATGTACCTGGCCGAGTGGTACACCAAAAACGCGCAAGAGGAAAGTACCGTGGGCTTCTTCCAGATTGGCGGCGGCATTGCCGGCGACTTCCCGATTTGCGTGGTGCCGATGCTGCACCAGGACTTGCAGCGCACCGGCGTGCCGCTGTGGGGCTACTTCGCCCAAATCTCCGACTCGACCACCTCGTACGGCTCGTACTCGGGTGCCGTACCGAACGAAAAAATCACCTGGGGTAAGCTGGGCCAAGATACCCCGAAGTTCATCATCGAATCGGACGCTACCATTGTGGCGCCGCTGATCTTCGCGATGGTGTTGGGTCAGTAA
- a CDS encoding hotdog fold thioesterase encodes MLPASFPTLAELNAWCRNTMGETLGIELTAVGERMIEGRMPVDHRTHQPMGLLHGGASVALAETLGSIGAVLQVDRTRQACVGLEINANHLKGVRSGYVVGRAEAIHVGRSTQVWEIRIRHEETDALVCISRITMAVIDLPAAKAPQS; translated from the coding sequence ATGCTGCCTGCCTCCTTCCCTACCCTTGCCGAACTCAACGCGTGGTGCCGCAACACCATGGGCGAAACCTTGGGCATTGAGCTCACGGCTGTGGGCGAGCGAATGATTGAAGGCCGGATGCCCGTGGATCACCGCACGCATCAGCCGATGGGGCTGCTCCACGGCGGCGCCTCGGTGGCCTTGGCCGAAACGCTGGGCAGTATTGGGGCAGTGCTGCAAGTAGACCGTACGCGGCAGGCTTGCGTGGGGTTAGAAATCAACGCCAACCATCTGAAAGGGGTGCGCTCGGGCTACGTGGTGGGCCGCGCCGAAGCCATTCATGTGGGGCGCTCCACGCAGGTGTGGGAAATCCGGATTCGGCACGAAGAAACCGACGCCCTGGTGTGCATCAGCCGCATTACCATGGCCGTGATTGACTTGCCGGCCGCTAAAGCGCCGCAATCGTGA
- the hslV gene encoding ATP-dependent protease subunit HslV, whose amino-acid sequence MRIRSTTVLGVRHNGEIAVGADGQATMDKHVAKNNVRKIRQLHGGKVVTGFAGSTADAFTLLERFEEKLGQFGQNLKRAAIELAKDWRKDQYLRKLEAMMVVADKDELLIVAGTGDVLEPDSDVAAIGSGAMFAQAAALALKKHAPHLTARQMVEEALHIAADICIYTNHNIIIEEPSQTA is encoded by the coding sequence ATGAGAATTCGCTCAACTACCGTCCTAGGTGTTCGGCACAACGGCGAAATAGCCGTGGGGGCCGATGGCCAGGCCACCATGGATAAGCACGTAGCCAAGAACAACGTCCGCAAGATTCGGCAACTGCACGGCGGCAAAGTCGTGACGGGGTTTGCCGGCTCTACGGCCGATGCCTTTACGCTGCTGGAACGCTTTGAGGAGAAGCTGGGCCAATTCGGCCAGAACCTAAAGCGCGCGGCCATTGAGCTAGCCAAGGACTGGCGCAAGGATCAATACCTGCGCAAGCTGGAGGCCATGATGGTGGTGGCCGACAAAGACGAGCTGCTGATTGTAGCCGGCACTGGCGACGTACTGGAACCCGACTCCGACGTGGCCGCCATAGGCTCGGGCGCCATGTTTGCGCAGGCTGCTGCGCTGGCCCTCAAAAAGCACGCGCCGCACCTCACGGCCCGCCAGATGGTAGAAGAAGCCCTGCACATTGCGGCCGATATCTGCATCTACACCAACCACAACATCATCATCGAAGAGCCAAGCCAAACGGCCTAA
- a CDS encoding OBAP family protein, protein MKIVIRCCRAVVAGLPLLLTACGDQNTKSPVQAPGAEKSVKTKVLEAGADVLQGKAPLRQLDMYLDGFHFYSGRMNEQMEAHHFCQKLNEDVTQCVIYDGNGAGAKIMGIEYIVSRRLFEKLPTEEKKLWHSHSYEVKSGTLVAPGIPAVAEHELMEQIVSTYGKTLHTWHTDKDKELPYGGPQLMMGFTKDGQADTAMIGRRDRRLGVSSQENRQRRADIQAPPVLPGADAWEKGEVRQFGISNQAGSHNH, encoded by the coding sequence ATGAAAATAGTTATCCGCTGCTGCCGGGCCGTTGTGGCCGGCTTGCCGTTGCTGCTGACAGCCTGCGGCGACCAAAACACGAAGTCGCCGGTGCAAGCGCCCGGCGCCGAAAAATCGGTGAAAACCAAGGTGCTGGAGGCCGGCGCCGATGTGCTGCAAGGCAAGGCCCCGCTGCGCCAGCTCGACATGTACCTCGACGGCTTTCACTTTTACAGCGGCCGCATGAACGAGCAAATGGAGGCGCACCACTTCTGCCAAAAGCTTAACGAAGACGTAACGCAGTGCGTGATTTACGACGGTAACGGAGCAGGCGCAAAAATCATGGGCATCGAGTACATCGTGTCGCGGAGGTTGTTTGAGAAGCTGCCCACCGAAGAGAAAAAACTTTGGCACAGCCACAGCTACGAGGTGAAATCGGGCACGCTGGTGGCGCCGGGCATCCCCGCCGTGGCCGAGCACGAGCTGATGGAGCAAATCGTGAGCACTTACGGCAAAACCCTGCACACCTGGCACACCGATAAAGACAAGGAACTGCCCTACGGCGGCCCGCAGCTGATGATGGGTTTTACGAAGGATGGCCAGGCCGATACCGCCATGATTGGCCGCCGCGACCGGCGCCTAGGGGTTTCGAGCCAGGAAAACCGCCAACGGCGCGCCGACATACAAGCCCCGCCCGTGCTGCCCGGCGCCGATGCCTGGGAGAAAGGGGAGGTGCGGCAGTTCGGCATCAGCAACCAAGCCGGCAGCCACAACCACTAA
- a CDS encoding 2'-5' RNA ligase family protein, protein MLAITSLLNPQNASLINGIIQSLEDEFGLDDVQDTPDPHITYLLAGVSKHESLKAVLEDVAATTAPFEAFTTGLGLFPGPNPVIYIPVLRSEELNRLHTRLLGATAPLCLRTDKFSTPELWLPHISLALHDTTPELLGPVLQYLNEQTYNLKLRISNLAILRQEGDLFIPEEVYPLEG, encoded by the coding sequence ATGCTAGCAATTACTTCCCTGCTGAATCCGCAGAACGCCTCGCTAATCAACGGCATCATTCAGAGCCTGGAAGATGAGTTCGGCCTCGACGACGTGCAGGACACCCCCGACCCGCACATTACCTACCTGCTGGCCGGCGTAAGCAAGCACGAGTCGCTGAAAGCCGTGCTGGAGGACGTGGCCGCTACCACGGCCCCGTTCGAGGCTTTCACCACGGGCCTGGGGCTGTTTCCGGGGCCCAATCCGGTTATCTACATTCCGGTGCTGCGCTCCGAGGAGCTCAACCGCCTGCACACCCGCCTGCTGGGCGCCACCGCGCCGCTGTGCCTGCGCACCGACAAGTTCAGCACGCCCGAGCTGTGGCTGCCCCACATTTCGCTGGCCCTTCACGATACCACGCCCGAGCTGCTAGGCCCCGTGCTGCAGTACCTCAACGAGCAAACCTACAACCTCAAGCTACGCATCAGCAACCTCGCCATTTTGCGGCAAGAAGGCGACCTTTTTATCCCGGAAGAAGTGTATCCGCTGGAAGGCTAG
- a CDS encoding DinB family protein, with amino-acid sequence MSAPDALAAGLLATVRHSFQSYKALADKALAQLTPEQWLWRPGPESNSAAVLVQHLVGNLRSRFTDFWTADGEKPDRHRGQEFEEPTSAQAVAHLQQQWQQAWPVLWAVLDHLEQHPADWLRTVYIRQEPYTALGALQRQITHYAYHTGQLVQLAKQIRGEEWHTLSIPRGQSEQFNAQMRQQANPGLNLQRPSAV; translated from the coding sequence ATGTCAGCTCCCGATGCGCTGGCGGCCGGCCTGTTGGCCACCGTTCGCCACAGCTTTCAGTCGTACAAGGCACTTGCCGATAAGGCTTTGGCGCAGCTTACGCCCGAGCAGTGGCTGTGGCGCCCGGGGCCCGAGTCGAACAGCGCGGCCGTGCTGGTGCAGCACCTCGTGGGCAACCTTCGCTCGCGCTTTACCGATTTCTGGACCGCCGACGGCGAAAAGCCCGACCGCCACCGCGGCCAGGAGTTTGAGGAGCCCACGTCGGCCCAGGCCGTAGCGCACTTGCAGCAGCAGTGGCAGCAAGCCTGGCCGGTGTTGTGGGCCGTGCTCGACCACCTGGAGCAGCACCCCGCCGATTGGCTGCGCACCGTGTACATCAGGCAAGAGCCCTACACCGCCCTAGGTGCCTTGCAGCGGCAAATAACCCACTACGCCTACCACACCGGCCAGCTGGTGCAGCTGGCCAAGCAAATCCGGGGCGAGGAGTGGCACACCCTCAGCATTCCGCGCGGGCAAAGCGAGCAGTTTAACGCCCAAATGCGCCAACAAGCCAATCCCGGCCTTAACCTTCAGCGCCCTTCGGCAGTTTAA
- a CDS encoding chorismate-binding protein encodes MSSHAVAETVAHATVRRLIALALRHGGSVALWRLPNATAPVLLLSLRPLHLSGLPPSLEPSAQAGFAFYPFQDSDTAEALLLPADAVLDLSAGQQLTLSHGLPAEAAAAVQRVLHDTTAPEELPWHVSPQPFPHTTDREAYEALVARGVAAIRAGEVTKVVSSRAARRPLPTGFDALGAFDALCRQHPRAFVSLVSAPQAGTWLGATPEILVEIDGAEFRTMALAGTQPITEEMTAQTAVWRQKDIEEQALVARYIVNCFKQLRLRDYDETGPRTVAAGNLLHLRTDFRVDLKRNRFPTLGTDMLRLLHPTSAVGGMPREAALSFLQRHEGYDRTYYSGFLGPVNLPTPGISRLFVNLRCMQLRPTEAILYAGTGLTAESDPSREWQETELKLRTVGSVLD; translated from the coding sequence GTGAGCAGCCACGCGGTAGCCGAAACCGTTGCGCACGCCACCGTGCGGCGGCTGATTGCCCTGGCCTTGCGCCACGGCGGCTCGGTGGCTTTGTGGCGCTTGCCCAATGCCACGGCGCCGGTGCTGTTGCTCAGCCTGCGCCCTCTGCACTTATCGGGCTTGCCGCCTTCGCTCGAGCCCTCGGCGCAGGCCGGTTTTGCCTTTTACCCTTTTCAGGACAGCGACACGGCCGAGGCCTTGCTGTTGCCCGCCGATGCCGTGCTCGACCTCTCGGCCGGCCAGCAACTTACGCTTTCGCATGGCCTGCCGGCCGAAGCGGCCGCTGCCGTACAACGCGTGCTGCACGACACCACTGCGCCGGAGGAGTTGCCGTGGCACGTGAGCCCGCAACCCTTCCCCCACACCACCGACCGCGAAGCCTACGAAGCATTGGTGGCGCGGGGCGTGGCGGCCATTCGGGCGGGCGAAGTCACGAAAGTCGTATCGAGCCGGGCTGCCCGCCGGCCGCTGCCTACTGGCTTCGATGCCCTAGGTGCTTTCGATGCGTTGTGCCGCCAGCACCCTCGGGCGTTTGTGTCGCTGGTAAGTGCGCCGCAAGCGGGCACTTGGCTGGGCGCCACGCCCGAAATTCTGGTAGAAATCGACGGCGCGGAGTTCCGCACCATGGCTTTAGCGGGCACGCAGCCTATTACGGAGGAAATGACGGCTCAAACGGCCGTGTGGCGCCAGAAGGATATTGAGGAGCAAGCCCTGGTGGCGCGCTACATCGTGAATTGCTTTAAGCAATTGCGCTTGCGCGACTACGACGAAACCGGACCGCGCACCGTGGCCGCCGGCAACTTGCTGCACCTGCGCACCGATTTCCGCGTCGATCTGAAGCGCAACCGCTTTCCGACCCTGGGTACGGACATGCTGCGCCTGCTGCACCCCACCTCGGCCGTGGGCGGCATGCCCCGCGAGGCGGCACTCAGCTTTTTACAACGCCACGAGGGCTACGACCGCACCTACTACAGCGGCTTCCTAGGTCCGGTGAACCTGCCTACGCCGGGCATTTCGCGCTTGTTCGTGAATCTGCGCTGCATGCAGTTACGCCCCACCGAGGCCATTCTGTACGCCGGCACGGGCCTCACGGCCGAATCGGACCCCAGCCGCGAGTGGCAGGAAACAGAGCTGAAGCTGCGCACCGTAGGCTCGGTGCTGGATTAG
- a CDS encoding pyruvate dehydrogenase complex dihydrolipoamide acetyltransferase, with translation MAEIIKMPKMSDTMTEGVIAAWLKKVGDKVKSGDILAEVETDKATMELENYEDGTLLYIGPKEKEAVPVDGVLAIVGKEGEDISGLLSQIGGNGGAAAQPAPAPAPAPAAAPAPAPAPAPQAAAPAAAATATAKPAAGNGKKATVVRMPKMSDTMTEGVIASWLKKVGDKVKSGDILAEVETDKATMELENYEDGTLLYIGPKDGESVPVDGVLAIIGEEGADVDALLGGGSGGSQQQGFTPSAAGEAEQDDVRANSELEEAKTDRDIQARAEATGQSSGGAAVPAGSQGQATSQGTPQGGRLFVSPLAKRIAQEKGIDLSTVKGSGENGRIVSRDLENVQPGAQPQAAPAPQAVAAPAPAAQAAPAPAAAPAPAAPAAAEGTYTETQVSQMRKVIARRLAESKFSAPHFYLTMEISMDKAIEARQRLNELSPVKLSFNDMVIKASAVALKQHPTINSSWLGDKIRQNKVYNIGVAVAVEEGLLVPVIRNADQKGLSQIAAEVKDLAGKAKSKKLQPSEWEGNTFTISNLGMFGIEEFTAIINPPDACILAVGGIKQTPVVKDGQIVVGNIMKVTLSCDHRVVDGASGAAFLQTLKSLLEDPMRMLI, from the coding sequence ATGGCCGAAATCATAAAAATGCCCAAGATGAGCGACACGATGACCGAAGGGGTCATTGCGGCGTGGCTCAAAAAGGTGGGCGACAAGGTAAAGTCTGGCGATATCCTGGCTGAGGTAGAAACCGATAAGGCTACCATGGAGCTGGAGAACTACGAAGACGGCACCTTGCTCTATATCGGTCCGAAAGAGAAAGAAGCCGTGCCGGTTGATGGCGTACTCGCCATTGTAGGCAAAGAAGGCGAAGATATTTCTGGCTTGCTTAGCCAAATTGGCGGCAACGGCGGAGCGGCTGCACAGCCTGCCCCGGCACCTGCTCCGGCTCCGGCCGCTGCTCCGGCGCCCGCACCTGCCCCCGCGCCGCAAGCCGCCGCCCCGGCAGCCGCTGCCACCGCTACGGCTAAGCCCGCCGCCGGCAACGGCAAAAAGGCTACAGTGGTGCGCATGCCCAAAATGAGCGACACCATGACCGAGGGCGTAATTGCCTCGTGGCTCAAGAAGGTGGGCGACAAAGTAAAATCGGGCGACATTCTGGCCGAAGTGGAAACCGACAAGGCCACCATGGAGCTGGAGAACTACGAAGACGGCACGCTGCTGTACATCGGCCCGAAGGATGGCGAATCGGTACCAGTCGACGGGGTGCTGGCCATCATCGGCGAAGAAGGTGCCGACGTTGACGCGCTCCTAGGTGGTGGTTCGGGCGGCAGCCAGCAGCAAGGCTTTACGCCTTCAGCCGCCGGCGAAGCCGAGCAGGACGACGTTCGCGCCAACTCGGAACTGGAGGAAGCCAAAACCGACCGCGACATCCAGGCCCGCGCCGAGGCTACTGGCCAATCGTCGGGTGGTGCTGCCGTGCCGGCTGGCTCGCAAGGCCAAGCAACCTCGCAGGGCACGCCCCAGGGTGGCCGCTTGTTCGTGTCGCCGCTGGCCAAGCGCATTGCGCAGGAGAAAGGCATCGACCTTAGCACTGTGAAGGGCTCGGGCGAAAACGGCCGCATCGTTTCGCGCGACCTCGAGAACGTGCAGCCCGGCGCGCAGCCTCAGGCTGCTCCGGCTCCGCAAGCCGTTGCCGCCCCGGCCCCCGCTGCGCAAGCGGCTCCGGCCCCGGCTGCTGCACCTGCGCCGGCGGCTCCCGCCGCTGCCGAAGGCACCTACACCGAAACGCAGGTGTCGCAGATGCGCAAGGTTATTGCCCGCCGCCTTGCCGAAAGCAAGTTCTCGGCGCCGCACTTCTACCTCACGATGGAAATTTCGATGGACAAAGCCATCGAAGCCCGTCAGCGCCTCAACGAACTGTCGCCGGTGAAGCTGTCGTTCAACGACATGGTTATCAAGGCTTCGGCTGTAGCCCTGAAGCAGCACCCGACCATCAACTCGTCGTGGCTCGGCGACAAGATTCGCCAGAACAAGGTGTACAACATTGGGGTGGCCGTAGCCGTGGAAGAAGGCCTGTTGGTGCCTGTAATCCGCAACGCTGATCAGAAAGGCCTCTCGCAAATTGCCGCTGAGGTGAAAGACCTGGCCGGCAAAGCCAAGAGCAAAAAGCTGCAGCCCTCGGAGTGGGAAGGCAACACCTTCACCATCTCGAACCTAGGCATGTTTGGCATCGAGGAGTTCACGGCCATCATCAATCCGCCCGATGCGTGCATTCTGGCCGTGGGTGGCATCAAACAAACGCCGGTGGTAAAAGATGGTCAGATCGTGGTGGGCAACATCATGAAAGTGACCCTCTCGTGCGACCACCGCGTGGTTGACGGTGCCAGCGGCGCCGCCTTCCTGCAGACGCTGAAAAGCCTGCTGGAAGACCCCATGCGCATGCTGATTTGA
- a CDS encoding histidine phosphatase family protein, with amino-acid sequence MVKKIYLIRHGQTYFNVRGIVQGSGVDAPLNEQGVAQAAQFYNAYQHVPFDRVYISTLMRTRQSVQPFLDAGLPHEQHRALDEISWGNREGTRITPEEDIEYHGILKAWQRGETHLSFVGGESPDQVAARQRPFIEEVLRGRPHEETILVCMHGRAMRVLLCQLLNYPLSAMDLFDHRNLCLYQVHFTGSMFSVRSYMDTQHLG; translated from the coding sequence GTGGTCAAGAAAATCTATCTCATTCGCCACGGCCAGACGTACTTCAACGTGCGCGGCATTGTGCAGGGCAGCGGCGTCGATGCTCCCCTCAACGAGCAAGGCGTGGCCCAGGCCGCCCAGTTTTACAACGCCTACCAGCATGTGCCCTTCGATCGGGTGTACATCTCTACGCTGATGCGCACCCGCCAATCGGTGCAGCCCTTCCTGGATGCCGGCCTGCCCCACGAGCAGCACCGCGCCCTCGACGAAATCAGCTGGGGCAACCGCGAGGGCACGCGTATCACGCCCGAAGAAGACATCGAGTACCACGGCATCCTGAAAGCCTGGCAGCGCGGCGAAACGCACCTGTCGTTTGTGGGCGGCGAAAGCCCCGATCAGGTGGCCGCCCGCCAACGCCCCTTTATTGAGGAGGTACTACGCGGCCGCCCCCACGAAGAAACCATTTTGGTGTGCATGCACGGCCGGGCCATGCGCGTGCTGCTGTGCCAGCTGCTCAACTACCCGCTCAGCGCCATGGATTTGTTTGACCACCGCAACCTGTGCTTGTATCAAGTGCATTTCACGGGCTCCATGTTCAGCGTACGCTCGTATATGGATACCCAGCATTTGGGCTGA
- a CDS encoding STM3941 family protein, with protein MTEDLIYYNSRWRHALLTFGGLAFVAMGVWLLVKTDKWGLGLVSILFFGACAAVGIWQMVDTRPRLRITDEGILDRTLGVGLIRWTDIADAYVNAVNREHFICLHLHNEEEYVGRLSPLRRKLANANHALGFTTISINLSGVDINPEQLLEYILKQSAAAQLQRPLT; from the coding sequence ATGACTGAGGACCTGATTTACTACAACTCGCGCTGGCGCCACGCGCTGCTCACGTTTGGTGGGCTTGCGTTTGTGGCCATGGGGGTTTGGTTGCTAGTAAAAACAGATAAATGGGGGTTGGGATTGGTCAGCATCCTGTTTTTTGGCGCGTGCGCGGCCGTTGGCATCTGGCAAATGGTCGATACGCGTCCGAGGCTGCGGATCACGGATGAAGGCATCCTGGATAGAACGCTGGGAGTAGGCCTCATCCGTTGGACCGACATTGCTGACGCTTATGTAAATGCCGTTAACCGTGAGCATTTCATCTGCCTGCACCTGCACAACGAGGAGGAATACGTTGGTCGGTTGTCGCCCTTGCGGCGTAAACTGGCAAACGCCAACCATGCGCTTGGCTTTACCACCATCTCCATAAACCTGAGCGGCGTAGACATTAACCCGGAGCAGCTCTTGGAGTACATCCTAAAGCAAAGCGCCGCGGCCCAGTTGCAGCGCCCCTTAACTTAA